Within the Nocardioides humi genome, the region GGGTGTCCCCCGCCCGGGTGAGCTGCTCAACCGGTTCCTGGCGCGGCTGATCGACCACGTGCTCCTCGGAGTGGTCTACGGCATCCTCTACGTCGTCTTCAGCGCGGTCTTCCTGACCGGGTTCGTGCACTCCTTCGGCGAGTACTTCCTGTTCTACACGGTCACCGCGATCCTCCAGGCCGCGATCTACATCGGGTACTTCGCCTTCATGGAGTCCAACTCGGGCCAGACCGTCGGCAAGATGGTGATGAAGCTGCGGACCTACGGTCCCGACGGCGTCAGCAAGCCGACCATGGAGCAGGCGCTCAAGCGCAACGCCTACTCCGCGCTCGGCATCCTCAGCATCATCCCGTTCGTCGGGTGGTTCTTCCTCGGCTGGGCGGTTCCCCTGGCGGCGGTGATCTACATCGCGATCACCCTCAACAGCGACCAGCCCAACCACCAGGGCTGGCACGACAAGTTCGCGGGCGGCACCCGCGTCATGCAGGTCGGCTGACCTGTCGTCGTACGACGGGGCGTCCTCCATCGCGAAGGGCGCCCCGTCGCCTGTTCGGCGGCACTAGGGTGCCGCCATGGGACTGCTCACCCCCTCGCGATCAGGATCGGCTCGCAGCCGTGGATGCCGAAGCTGCTGCCCCAGGTCACCTGGACCGACACGACCCTCCAACGGCTGACCGGCGGGCGCCTGAGCATCCTGGACGTCGCCGGGCTGCCGAACCTGATGCTGACCGTGAGGGGCCGCAAGTCCGGCATCCCGCGCTCGACGCCGCTGCTCTGCGTGCCGTGGCAGGGCGGCTGGCTGATCGCCGGCTCCCACTTCGGCGGCCCGAAGGCGCCGGTGTGGACGATCAACCTGCGGGCGGCGGAGACCGTCGAGGTCGACTACAACCGCCGGCGCCACACCTGCACCTGGCGCGAGCTGACCGGGGACGAGAAGGACCGGGCGTGGGCGCACATGGTGACGATCTGGCCCAACTACGACAAGTACACGGAGTGGACCGACCGGGTCATCCCGGTGTTCCTGCTGACCCTCGGTAGCGCGCAGCCACGTGCACGACAGGGGCCCGGTCCGTGACGGACCGGGCCCCTGTTCGTACCGCCGTGGCAGGTGCTGGATTCGAACCAGCGTAGGCATTGCCGGCTGATTTACAGTCAGCTCCCTTTGGCCGCTCGGGCAACCTGCCGGGCTGTCGTCCTCGCCTCTCCGACCCCGGGAACAGACCCTGAGTTGGCGCGTCGGCGACGACGCGAAACAATAGCGCAGCAGACCCGCCGGACCGAAAACAGCGCAGGTGACACCCATGGCCGACTCCTCCTTCGACATCGTCAGCAAGATCGACCGCCAGGAGGTCGACAACGCCCTCGGACAGACGGCGCGCGAGATCGCGACCCGGTTCGACTTCAAGGGCACGGGCGCGACCATCGAG harbors:
- a CDS encoding nitroreductase family deazaflavin-dependent oxidoreductase, encoding MPKLLPQVTWTDTTLQRLTGGRLSILDVAGLPNLMLTVRGRKSGIPRSTPLLCVPWQGGWLIAGSHFGGPKAPVWTINLRAAETVEVDYNRRRHTCTWRELTGDEKDRAWAHMVTIWPNYDKYTEWTDRVIPVFLLTLGSAQPRARQGPGP
- a CDS encoding RDD family protein, whose protein sequence is MSYNQPPPPPPGGPGAPPPPPGGYGGPPPQPGPGGVPTGVPRPGELLNRFLARLIDHVLLGVVYGILYVVFSAVFLTGFVHSFGEYFLFYTVTAILQAAIYIGYFAFMESNSGQTVGKMVMKLRTYGPDGVSKPTMEQALKRNAYSALGILSIIPFVGWFFLGWAVPLAAVIYIAITLNSDQPNHQGWHDKFAGGTRVMQVG